In one Molothrus ater isolate BHLD 08-10-18 breed brown headed cowbird chromosome 6, BPBGC_Mater_1.1, whole genome shotgun sequence genomic region, the following are encoded:
- the PGGHG gene encoding protein-glucosylgalactosylhydroxylysine glucosidase, with translation MADGEGDPGVFTATALPGDPRLLPTVTNAFLGTRVFRDILHAAGVYSGAAGDTHRADVPSPLGLRMAAPGARSPAQSFALNTWTGTFSHTIQSPGYTATQQLYAHHSLVHLMASSVTIRRLDGSTHPVTVQLQSLFVPQSQDLHLSSGPDFQGAHYIYGQTLVPEVEGGPRPTVHMLWTPIPQSLTLGEEERERCWQFLTAVAGSEEEAKRSYSAGLSLAAAGSLHRSHVRAWAALRRGCSVELDGPLALRQALHGCLYYLLSAIPPRDSPGVPFHGISPGGLSNGTRGEDYWGHVFWDQDTWMFPNILLLHPGAARAILQYRIRTLEGARRNAREQGYEGAKFPWESAATGREVCPEEIYGAQEIHITGDVLMAFEQYYCTTQDLKLFQEDGGWELVEAVAQYWCSRMVWSEEEQLYHIRGVMPPDEYHSQVDNSAYTNAVARRSLNFATVLARDLLLPAPEEWEDRARKIKVPFDEERKYHPEYDGYSPGEPVKQADVVLLGFPLMHPMSAEVRRNDLEMYEPVTDPAGPAMTWSMFALGWLELKELQRAWSQLEKCFSNITEPFKVWVENSDGSGAVNFLTGMGGFLQVILFGFTGFRITRSSLLFDPAFPDGITKLKLSSISYLGNRLEVTITREEIRMEVTEASWDPPASPLEAVLESGQRFPLEEGQSVSFPTAPGWIQRSPSRTP, from the exons ATGGCCGATGGCGAGGGCGACCCCGGCGTGTTCACGGCCACGGCCCTGCCCGGGGACCCGCGGCTGTTGCCCACGGTGACCAACGCCTTCCTGGGCACCCGCGTGTTCCGGGACATCCTGCACGCCGCCGGCGTGTACAGCGGCGCCGCGGGGGACACGCACCGCGCCGATGTCCCCAGCCCGCTGGGGCTGCGCATGGCAGCGCCCGGAGCCCGCAGCCCCGCCCAGAGCTTCGCCCTCAACACCTGGACAG GGACCTTCAGCCACACGATTCAGTCCCCTGGCTACACAGCCACCCAGCAGCTGTATGCCCACCACTCCCTGGTGCACCTGATGGCCTCCAGTGTCACCATCCGGCGCTTGGATGGCTCCACACATCCTGTCACCgtccagctccagagcctgTTCGTGCCACAGAGCCAGGACCTGCACCTGAGCTCAGGCCCAGACTTCCAGGGAGCACA CTACATCTACGGGCAGACGCTGGTTCCGGAGGTGGAGGGGGGGCCCCGTCCCACTGTGCACATGCTGTGGACCCCCATCCCGCAGTCGCTGACGCTGGGCGAGGAGGAGCGGGAGCGGTGCTGGCAGTTCCTGACGGCGGTGGCCGGCAGCGAGGAGGAGGCGAAGCGCAGCTACAGCGCGGGGCTGTCCCTGGCGGCCGCGGGTTCCCTGCACCGCTCCCACGTCCGCGCCTGGGCCGCGCTGCGCCGGGGCTGTTCCGTGGAGCTGGACGGGCCCCTGGCCCTGCGCCAGGCGCTCCACGGCTGCCTCTACTACCTGCTGAGCGCCATCCCgccccgggacagccccggaGTCCCCTTCCACGGCATCAGCCCCGGCGGCTTGTCCAACGGCACCCGCGGCGAGGACTACTGGGGACACGTCTTCTGGGACCAG GACACCTGGATGTTCCCGAATatcctgctgctgcatcccGGGGCTGCCCGCGCCATCCTGCAGTACCGCATCCGCACGCTGGAGGGCGCCAGGCGCAACGCGCGGGAGCAGGGCTACGAG GGCGCGAAGTTCCCGTGGGAGAGCGCAGCCACTGGCCGGGAGGTGTGTCCCGAGGAGATCTACGGAGCTCAGGAAATCCACATCACCGGGGATGTCCTGATGGCCTTCGAGCAGTATTACTGCACCACGCAG GACCTGAAGCTGTTCCAGGAGGACgggggctgggagctggtggAAGCCGTGGCTCAGTACTGGTGCAGCAGGATGGTGTGgagtgaggaggagcagctctaCCACATCAGAG gtgtcatGCCCCCAGACGAGTACCACAGCCAGGTGGATAACTCTGCTTACACCAACGCCGTGGCCCGGCGCAG CTTAAATTTTGCCACTGTCTTGGCTCGGGACCTGCTGCTCCCGGCGCCAGAGGAGTGGGAGGACCGTGCCAGGAAAATCAAAGTGCCCTTTGATGAGGAGAGGAAATATCACCCTGAGTACGATGGCTACAGCCCAG gtgagcCGGTGAAGCAGGCAGATGTGGTCCTGCTGGGGTTCCCACTGATGCATCCCATGAGTGCCGAGGTGCGGAGGAACGACCTGGAGATGTACGAGCCCGTCACCGACCCGGCGGGGCCAGCCATGACCTGG AGCATGtttgccctgggctggctggagctgaaggagctgcagagagcctggagccagctggaaaAGTGCTTCAGCAACATCACAGAGCCTTTCAAG GTCTGGGTGGAGAACTCGGATGGGTCGGGAGCTGTGAACTTCCTCACAGGGATGGGTGGGTTCCTGCAGGTCATCCTCTTCGGCTTCACGGGGTTCAG GATCACGAGGTCCAGCCTCCTCTTTGATCCTGCCTTTCCCGATGGTATCACCAAGCTGAAACTCTCCAGCATCTCCTACTTGGGCAACAGACTGGAGGTGACCATCACCAGGGAGGAGATCAGGATGGAAGTGACTGAGGCCTCCTGGGaccctccagcctctcccctggaagctgtgctggagtCAGGACAGCGCTTTCCCCTGGAGGAAG GGCAGAGTGTCTCCTTCCCCACAGCGCCTGGATGGATCCAGAGGTCACCCAGCAGGACCCCCTAA
- the PSMD13 gene encoding 26S proteasome non-ATPase regulatory subunit 13, translating into MKDVPGFLQQSQSAGPGQAAVWHRLEELYNKKLWHQLTLQVLDFVQDPCFAQGDGLIKLYENFISEFEHRVNPLSLVEIILHVVRQMTDPNVALTFLEKTREKVKSSDEAVILCKTAIGALKLNIGDLQVTKETIEEVEEMLNTLPGVTSVHSRFYDLSSKYYQTVGNHAAYYKDALRFLGCIEVKDLPVSEQQERAFTLGLAGLLGEGVYNFGELLMHPVLESLRSTDRQWLIDTLFAFNSGNVETFQALKSAWGQQPDLAANEALLLQKIQLLCLMEMTFTRPANHRQLTFEEIAKSAKVTVNEVELLVMKALSVGLVKGSIDEVDKRVHMTWVQPRVLDLQQIKGMKDRLEFWCTDVRSMEMLVEHQAHDILT; encoded by the exons aTGAAGGACGTGCCGggcttcctgcagcagagccagagcgcggggccgggccagGCCGCCGTGTGGCACCGCCTCGAGGAGCTCTACAACAAGAA GCTGTGGCACCAGCTCACTCTGCAGGTGCTGGACTTCGTGCAGGACCCCTGCTTCGCCCAGGGAGATGGGCTCATCAAG CTCTACGAGAACTTCATCAGCGAGTTTGAGCACAG ggtgAACCCTCTGTCCCTGGTGGAGATTATCCTGCACGTGGTCCGGCAGATGACAG ATCCCAATGTGGCCCTGACTTTTCTGGAGAAGACCCGGGAAAAG gtgaAGAGCAGCGACGAGGCCGTGATCCTGTGCAAAACAGCCATCGGGGCCCTCAAGCTCAACATCGGGGACCTGCAGGTCACCAAG GAGACCATTGAGGAGGTGGAGGAGATGCTGAACACCCTCCCTGGGGTGACATCAGTGCACAGCCGCTTCTATGACCTCTCCAGCAAGTACTACCAGACCGTGGGCAACCACGCCGCCTACTACAAGGATGCACTGCGCTTCCTGGGCTGCATCGAGGTCAAGGACCTGCCAG tatcagagcagcaggagagagccTTCACCCTGGGGCTGGCCGGGCTGCTGGGAGAAGGCGTCTACAACTTTGGGGAGCTG ctgatgCACCCCGTGCTGGAGTCCCTGCGCAGCACAGACCGGCAGTGGCTCATTGACACTCTCTTCGCCTTCAACAGCGGCAACGTGGAGACCTTCCAGGCCCTCAAGTCGGCCTGGGGGCAGCAG ccTGACCTGGCTGCCAATGAAGCGCTCCTGCTGCAGAAGATCCAGCTGTTGTGTCTCATGGAG ATGACTTTCACCCGCCCGGCCAACCACCGCCAGCTCACCTTCGAGGAGATTGCCAAGAGTGCCAAAGTCACCGTCAACGAG gtggagctgctggtgatGAAGGCGCTCTCAGTGGGGCTGGTGAAGGGCAGCATTGATGAAGTGGACAAGAGGGTGCACATGACATGGGTGCAGCCACGGGTGCTGGACCTGCAGCAG ATCAAGGGGATGAAGGATCGCCTGGAGTTCTGGTGCACGGACGTGCGGAGCATGGAGATGCTGGTGGAGCACCAAGCCCACGACATCCTGACATAG